From Candidatus Kryptonium sp., the proteins below share one genomic window:
- the def gene encoding peptide deformylase, with the protein MILPIYLYGDPIFKKPAQKVKHIDDKFIETLKDMFETMEVADGIGLAATQVGIPYSFAVIDVSVYEEYKDFKRMVIINPEIIYASGEDVMEEGCLSIPGLRAEIIRPAKIVLKYQDIDLTTNEMECEGLLARVVQHEVDHLNGKFFIDYLSPIRLKTLKPKLSKIKKGEVKAHYPIVIPGTRKVIAPDVKSE; encoded by the coding sequence GTGATTTTACCAATATATCTTTATGGAGATCCGATTTTTAAAAAGCCAGCTCAAAAAGTCAAACATATTGACGATAAATTTATTGAAACGCTAAAAGATATGTTTGAAACTATGGAGGTTGCTGACGGAATTGGGCTTGCAGCAACTCAAGTTGGAATACCATATTCTTTTGCTGTGATTGATGTCTCGGTTTATGAAGAGTATAAAGATTTTAAAAGAATGGTGATAATAAACCCAGAAATAATTTATGCAAGCGGAGAAGATGTCATGGAGGAAGGATGCTTAAGCATTCCCGGTTTAAGAGCTGAAATAATTAGACCTGCAAAAATAGTGTTAAAATATCAAGATATTGATTTAACCACAAATGAGATGGAGTGCGAAGGATTATTGGCGAGAGTTGTTCAACATGAGGTTGATCATCTCAATGGTAAATTTTTCATTGATTATCTCTCTCCAATAAGATTAAAAACTCTGAAACCAAAATTATCAAAAATCAAAAAAGGAGAGGTTAAAGCTCATTATCCAATTGTTATCCCAGGGACGAGGAAAGTCATTGCTCCGGATGTTAAATCTGAATAA
- the gltX gene encoding glutamate--tRNA ligase, translating into MKTKTRFAPSPTGHLHIGGARTAIFNWLYSRKNNGEFYLRIEDTDKERSSEEMVQSIIDGLNWLGINWDGDIYFQSQHINDHISACYELVKKGHAYFCYCTEEELEMKRKQAEENKIPYKYDRKCLYLSQEEKNKFEKEGRSRTIRFKVPDGETVFFDVVHGEIRFKNSEIDDFIILRSDNTPVYNMAVVVDDHKMGITHVIRGDDHISNTPKQILIYQALGWDIPVFAHVPLILGPDRKRLSKRHGATAVIEYRERGFLPEAMFNYLCLLGWSPGDNREIMTIEEIIEAFDITKIQKKSAIFDQAKLEWMNSEYIRRKENTEILKLLKPIVKKYGYEVENDLYLLKVISLMKDRVKVLDDFVTFGKYFFEDPDDYDPEGVKKYWSENTAELLTEFTEIIRKIDDFNASEIERELRSFALEKGIKASDLIHPIRLAITGMRISPGLFELMETLGKETSIKRINVAVNKIPSHFDIKESKN; encoded by the coding sequence TTGAAAACAAAAACAAGATTTGCACCAAGTCCAACTGGACACTTACATATAGGGGGAGCTCGGACAGCTATTTTTAACTGGTTATATTCAAGAAAAAACAATGGAGAATTTTATCTACGCATTGAAGACACAGATAAGGAACGATCAAGCGAGGAAATGGTGCAATCAATAATTGATGGCTTAAATTGGTTAGGAATTAACTGGGACGGTGATATTTATTTTCAATCTCAACATATAAATGATCATATCTCCGCTTGCTACGAACTTGTTAAAAAAGGGCATGCTTATTTTTGCTACTGTACTGAAGAAGAACTTGAAATGAAACGAAAACAAGCGGAAGAGAACAAGATTCCTTATAAATACGATAGAAAGTGTCTATACTTAAGTCAAGAAGAGAAAAATAAGTTTGAAAAAGAGGGAAGAAGTCGGACAATAAGGTTTAAAGTTCCAGATGGAGAAACTGTTTTTTTTGATGTTGTACACGGGGAGATAAGATTTAAAAATTCAGAGATTGATGATTTCATTATTTTGAGGTCGGATAACACTCCAGTTTATAATATGGCAGTTGTGGTTGATGATCATAAAATGGGCATAACTCATGTGATTCGTGGAGACGATCATATCTCAAATACACCGAAACAAATTTTAATTTATCAAGCTCTTGGTTGGGATATCCCTGTTTTCGCTCATGTTCCTTTAATTCTCGGTCCTGATAGAAAAAGGCTAAGCAAAAGACATGGCGCAACTGCGGTTATAGAATATAGAGAAAGGGGATTTCTTCCAGAAGCAATGTTTAATTATCTTTGTCTACTTGGGTGGTCTCCCGGGGATAATAGAGAAATCATGACTATTGAAGAGATAATTGAAGCATTTGATATTACAAAAATTCAAAAAAAGAGCGCTATCTTTGACCAGGCAAAGCTTGAGTGGATGAACAGCGAATATATACGAAGAAAGGAGAACACAGAAATTTTGAAACTTCTCAAACCTATTGTTAAAAAATATGGGTATGAGGTTGAAAATGATTTGTATTTGCTAAAGGTTATATCACTAATGAAAGATAGAGTCAAAGTCCTTGATGATTTTGTCACATTTGGTAAATACTTTTTTGAAGATCCTGATGATTATGATCCTGAAGGAGTAAAGAAATACTGGAGCGAGAATACGGCTGAACTTTTAACAGAGTTCACCGAGATTATAAGAAAAATTGATGACTTCAATGCATCTGAGATAGAGAGAGAATTAAGAAGTTTTGCTCTTGAGAAAGGTATCAAGGCATCTGATCTAATTCATCCGATAAGATTGGCGATCACAGGAATGAGAATAAGCCCTGGACTTTTTGAATTAATGGAAACGCTTGGAAAGGAAACCTCAATAAAAAGAATTAATGTGGCAGTGAATAAAATTCCTTCGCACTTTGATATCAAGGAAAGTAAAAATTAA
- a CDS encoding hydantoinase/oxoprolinase family protein, producing the protein MTRKIKIGIDVGGTFTHAVAIDVNTLEIVAKSCVPTTHFAKEGVALGVIQAMNEILKTELVNSEDVVLIAHSTTQATNALLEGDVAKVGIIGLGTKVDALRAKGETNVGRIPLGGGKFIETFHTFLDSKIFDTENVEEEIKRAVDQLISEGAEVFVVSEAFGVDDPQREEKAVEIIKSMGRIATSASFISQLYGLRIRTRTAVVNASMLPKMMETAEMTQRSVESAGVSAPLMIMRSDGGIMSIEEMKKRPIMTILSGPAAGVASALMYVKISDGIFIEVGGTSTDISVIKNGKPVVKTAEVGGNKLYLKTLDVRTVGIAGGSMVRISEDFKTIVDVGPRSAHIAGLKYVSFSEAENFDDIEFVLIQPKPGDPSNYIAIKNKNSNKPEFTITTTDAANFLNLISPAGYSRGNYESVQKVFLKLSNLMKKPAEQIARDILDIAVSKVKSVILNLIKEYKLESDLITLVGGGGGSEVIVPYLAKKLNFEHKIAENSEVISAIGAALGMIRESIERVIPNPTEDDILKLRNEAISSAVRMGAKPETIQVSIEIDRQTKRVLAIATGTPDLKTGEISKRQIDDAELFNIAEKMFQVLFRKLGKRDGESIKKISENNFYKIFGAEIEKTKFFIFKEKIKPVKVFDIDGSVKLQFSNADVFEVSVHEVEKVLSEVIDNLTVYGDAGAIAPDVFLIYGPKIIDLTGVMFKEQMLSVARAELKATPFLDNKIIIIAEERK; encoded by the coding sequence ATGACAAGAAAAATAAAAATTGGAATTGATGTTGGCGGGACTTTTACGCATGCAGTTGCGATTGATGTTAATACACTTGAAATAGTTGCGAAAAGTTGCGTTCCAACGACTCACTTTGCTAAAGAAGGTGTAGCACTTGGAGTTATACAAGCAATGAACGAGATTTTAAAAACCGAATTAGTAAATTCTGAAGATGTTGTTTTGATAGCACACAGTACAACTCAAGCGACAAACGCCCTTCTTGAAGGTGATGTAGCGAAAGTTGGGATAATTGGACTTGGGACAAAGGTTGATGCGTTACGAGCTAAGGGGGAAACAAATGTGGGAAGAATTCCGCTCGGTGGAGGCAAGTTTATTGAGACATTTCATACATTTCTTGACTCTAAAATTTTTGACACTGAAAATGTAGAAGAAGAGATAAAAAGAGCAGTAGATCAGTTAATTTCAGAAGGCGCTGAGGTTTTCGTTGTAAGTGAAGCTTTTGGAGTTGATGATCCACAAAGGGAGGAGAAAGCAGTTGAAATCATAAAAAGTATGGGAAGAATTGCTACTTCCGCTTCTTTTATTTCGCAACTCTATGGCTTAAGAATAAGAACGAGAACAGCTGTTGTAAATGCAAGTATGCTTCCGAAGATGATGGAAACTGCTGAAATGACTCAAAGAAGTGTAGAAAGTGCTGGCGTAAGCGCACCATTGATGATAATGAGAAGTGATGGTGGAATTATGAGCATTGAAGAGATGAAAAAACGACCAATTATGACCATACTTTCAGGTCCAGCTGCAGGCGTTGCTTCCGCGCTTATGTATGTTAAAATATCCGATGGAATTTTCATAGAGGTTGGGGGAACAAGCACAGATATATCAGTGATAAAAAATGGAAAGCCGGTTGTTAAAACTGCTGAAGTTGGAGGAAATAAGTTATATCTTAAAACGCTTGATGTGAGAACTGTTGGGATTGCAGGAGGATCAATGGTAAGGATTTCAGAGGATTTCAAAACGATAGTTGATGTTGGACCAAGAAGTGCACACATCGCTGGTTTAAAGTATGTATCGTTTTCTGAGGCTGAAAATTTTGATGACATTGAATTTGTTCTAATACAGCCTAAGCCTGGCGATCCATCAAATTATATCGCAATTAAAAACAAAAATTCAAATAAACCAGAATTTACAATTACAACAACAGATGCCGCGAATTTTTTAAACCTCATAAGTCCAGCTGGATACAGCAGGGGGAATTACGAATCTGTTCAAAAAGTTTTTCTAAAACTTTCTAACTTGATGAAAAAACCAGCCGAGCAAATCGCCAGGGATATACTTGATATCGCTGTTTCAAAAGTGAAAAGTGTTATATTGAATTTGATAAAAGAATATAAGCTTGAGTCCGACCTTATAACGCTTGTAGGCGGTGGTGGTGGATCTGAAGTAATAGTTCCATATCTTGCTAAAAAGTTAAATTTTGAGCACAAAATTGCAGAAAACTCAGAGGTTATATCTGCAATCGGCGCAGCGCTTGGAATGATCAGGGAAAGCATAGAGCGAGTTATCCCAAATCCAACTGAAGATGATATTTTGAAATTGAGAAATGAGGCTATTTCATCCGCCGTTAGAATGGGAGCAAAACCTGAAACAATACAGGTTTCAATTGAAATTGATAGACAAACTAAAAGAGTATTGGCTATTGCAACTGGAACGCCTGATCTCAAAACAGGTGAGATTTCAAAAAGGCAAATAGACGATGCTGAATTGTTTAATATAGCCGAGAAAATGTTTCAAGTGCTGTTTAGAAAACTTGGAAAAAGAGATGGTGAAAGTATCAAGAAAATTTCGGAGAATAATTTTTATAAAATCTTTGGCGCAGAAATTGAAAAGACAAAGTTTTTTATCTTCAAAGAGAAGATAAAACCAGTTAAAGTTTTTGACATTGATGGAAGCGTTAAACTTCAATTTTCAAACGCCGATGTATTTGAGGTTAGTGTTCACGAAGTTGAAAAGGTTTTGTCTGAAGTAATTGATAATCTCACGGTTTATGGTGATGCTGGAGCAATTGCGCCAGATGTGTTTTTAATCTATGGGCCGAAGATAATTGATTTAACTGGGGTTATGTTCAAGGAACAAATGTTATCGGTAGCAAGAGCTGAATTAAAAGCAACACCTTTTCTTGACAATAAAATTATAATTATCGCAGAAGAGCGAAAATGA
- the fmt gene encoding methionyl-tRNA formyltransferase, which translates to MRIVFMGTPEFAIPSLKALLDNNYNISAVVTAPDEPKGRGYKLTPPPVKVFALENNLRVIQPESLRDENFINELKNLSPDLIVVVAFRILPPEVFKIPPLGTVNVHASLLPRYRGAAPINWAIINGEKETGITTFFINEKVDTGDIILQKKIPIDPDETAGELHDKLAKLGAEVLLQTLKLIESGSVQPLPQDESLATPAPKIKKEMCQINWLEKNAQQVHNFVRGLSPSPGAYTFLGGKLVKIYRTKLPSEDCTKPTNVEPGQIFVEKDKLYVVCSDLNLIQIVELQIEGKKRLNADEFLRGFRIKPGEKFEILGEDELKMYLKNK; encoded by the coding sequence ATGAGAATCGTTTTCATGGGAACTCCAGAGTTTGCAATACCATCGCTTAAAGCGCTTTTAGACAATAATTATAACATCTCTGCAGTAGTTACAGCACCTGATGAACCAAAAGGTAGAGGCTATAAGCTTACACCTCCGCCTGTGAAAGTGTTCGCACTTGAGAATAATCTTAGGGTTATACAACCCGAAAGTCTAAGGGATGAAAATTTTATCAACGAGTTAAAAAATTTATCTCCTGATCTAATTGTTGTTGTCGCATTTCGCATTTTACCACCTGAAGTTTTTAAAATCCCACCGCTTGGAACTGTAAATGTACATGCTTCGCTCCTTCCGCGATATCGTGGTGCTGCTCCCATAAATTGGGCAATAATAAATGGTGAGAAAGAAACCGGAATCACAACATTCTTTATAAATGAAAAAGTTGATACAGGAGATATAATTTTACAGAAAAAGATACCAATAGATCCAGACGAAACCGCGGGCGAACTTCATGATAAGTTGGCAAAGCTCGGAGCCGAAGTATTGCTTCAGACATTAAAATTGATAGAAAGTGGCTCTGTTCAGCCATTACCACAAGATGAATCGCTTGCCACACCTGCCCCGAAAATTAAAAAAGAAATGTGTCAGATTAATTGGCTCGAGAAAAATGCTCAACAAGTTCACAACTTTGTCCGTGGTCTTTCACCAAGCCCTGGAGCATATACATTCCTTGGTGGGAAACTTGTAAAAATTTATAGAACGAAATTACCTTCGGAGGATTGCACAAAACCAACGAACGTAGAACCTGGTCAAATTTTTGTTGAAAAAGATAAATTATATGTTGTGTGCTCGGATTTAAATTTAATTCAAATAGTTGAACTACAAATTGAAGGAAAAAAGAGATTGAATGCAGATGAGTTCTTGAGAGGTTTTAGGATTAAGCCTGGTGAAAAATTTGAAATTTTAGGTGAAGATGAACTTAAAATGTATTTGAAAAATAAATAA
- a CDS encoding citrate transporter, whose product MIVTIGIIAVFVVMALLMFFRIIPALIALPLMAFLIAYIGGVPLLDIFVYVIGDGAFRLHQAYTVAIFGGMLSIFMQKSGIAEGFIRKGAELAGDDPFYVSLIILILTSILFTTLGGLGAIIMVGTIILPIMSSVGISPSIIAGVFLFGLSMGGILNAQNWILYINVLKVEFETVRTFAFLLFFLALIVSVSFIILELKREGLIKSLKPILNFKFALTLMIILSLFALPIILLKFDSLLPDGFKNVIDLTVKLLLAVFFIYIFVEFLLRVVSPTRAGKLKWYAFFTPIVPLIIVFTLGSQYFVFAFVAGLFYGFVTTFRKGSLNLLMQSIIEGGSSVIPAVALMIGIGMLLNAILGPSNGMQEDWKVYAQLKPLFRAIVPSSPILFVLVFSALSPLALYRGPLNVWGLGYGIATLISQPVGTLPPASVMGMLLSVGQIQGVCDPTNTHNVWIANELRIDVNQILKKTLPYAWALATAGLIISALMFL is encoded by the coding sequence ATGATTGTAACGATTGGTATAATAGCTGTTTTTGTAGTAATGGCTTTACTTATGTTCTTTCGTATAATTCCAGCGTTAATCGCGCTTCCGCTGATGGCATTTCTTATTGCTTATATTGGGGGAGTTCCTTTGCTTGATATCTTTGTATATGTAATTGGTGACGGAGCTTTTAGGTTGCATCAAGCGTATACCGTAGCAATTTTTGGTGGCATGTTAAGTATCTTCATGCAAAAGTCAGGGATAGCTGAAGGTTTCATAAGAAAAGGTGCGGAACTTGCAGGTGATGATCCGTTTTATGTAAGTTTAATTATCTTGATATTAACTTCTATTTTGTTTACCACGCTTGGGGGACTTGGAGCAATTATTATGGTTGGCACAATCATACTTCCAATTATGAGTTCAGTCGGAATAAGTCCATCAATTATAGCAGGTGTTTTTTTGTTCGGTTTGAGCATGGGCGGAATTTTAAATGCTCAAAATTGGATACTTTATATCAATGTTTTAAAAGTTGAATTTGAAACCGTTAGGACATTTGCATTTTTGCTTTTCTTTTTAGCTTTGATTGTATCAGTTAGTTTCATAATCTTGGAATTGAAGCGAGAAGGGTTAATAAAAAGTTTAAAACCAATCTTAAATTTTAAATTTGCTTTGACATTGATGATTATTTTATCATTGTTTGCGTTGCCGATAATTTTGCTAAAGTTTGATTCTTTGTTACCAGATGGTTTTAAAAATGTGATTGATTTAACTGTGAAACTTTTGCTTGCTGTTTTCTTTATCTACATATTTGTTGAATTTTTATTGAGAGTAGTATCTCCAACGAGGGCAGGAAAGTTGAAATGGTATGCGTTTTTCACGCCAATTGTCCCATTGATCATAGTTTTCACTCTTGGAAGTCAGTATTTCGTTTTCGCTTTTGTAGCAGGTTTATTTTATGGGTTTGTGACAACATTTAGAAAAGGTAGTTTAAACCTTCTTATGCAGTCAATTATAGAAGGTGGGAGTAGCGTAATTCCAGCTGTTGCCCTTATGATTGGAATTGGAATGCTTTTGAACGCAATTCTTGGTCCATCAAATGGAATGCAAGAAGACTGGAAAGTATATGCACAATTAAAACCTTTATTTAGAGCCATCGTTCCAAGTTCACCGATTTTATTTGTATTAGTTTTTTCCGCTTTAAGTCCACTTGCTCTTTATCGTGGTCCTCTTAATGTTTGGGGTCTTGGATATGGAATTGCAACTCTCATTTCTCAGCCAGTGGGGACTCTTCCACCAGCTTCTGTTATGGGTATGCTATTGTCAGTTGGTCAAATTCAAGGTGTTTGCGATCCGACAAACACGCATAATGTTTGGATTGCAAATGAATTAAGAATTGATGTCAATCAAATTCTAAAGAAGACATTACCATATGCTTGGGCTTTGGCTACAGCTGGGTTGATAATCTCAGCTTTAATGTTTTTGTAA
- a CDS encoding YIP1 family protein — MLCSTCGAENSKFNLKCKFCGAYLQNPVYVLNLFETLGLLILNPQEGFHKIIISKRKNYSFFLASLFGIAIAFEVFKQSKIGERYDNLIFLIFHIFLLGIPLGLSLIAIVASVLKFLLRKFVEIKFKTYFAVVAYSMFPIVSGLFFLYPSILAVFGIYYFTETPGPENLKPFAFLLFSAVGWILRVYSFFLLLLAIKHITENFLKALIFAFLTSICLFVLLNLLTEVIKIVL, encoded by the coding sequence ATGCTTTGTTCAACTTGTGGAGCCGAAAATTCAAAGTTTAATCTTAAGTGTAAATTTTGCGGTGCTTATCTTCAGAATCCTGTCTATGTTTTGAATCTATTTGAAACTTTGGGTTTATTGATACTAAATCCTCAAGAGGGATTTCACAAGATAATTATTTCAAAAAGAAAAAATTACTCATTTTTTCTTGCTTCGCTTTTTGGGATAGCAATTGCTTTTGAGGTTTTTAAGCAATCAAAAATCGGCGAGAGATATGACAATTTAATTTTCTTGATCTTCCACATCTTTTTGTTAGGGATCCCACTTGGGCTCTCATTAATCGCAATTGTAGCAAGCGTACTTAAATTTTTACTTCGCAAATTTGTTGAGATTAAATTTAAAACATATTTCGCAGTAGTTGCATATTCAATGTTTCCTATAGTTTCAGGTTTGTTTTTCCTTTATCCATCTATACTTGCTGTATTTGGAATTTATTATTTCACGGAGACGCCTGGACCGGAAAACCTCAAGCCATTTGCATTTTTGCTTTTTTCAGCCGTTGGCTGGATTTTGAGGGTATATTCATTTTTCTTGCTTTTGCTTGCCATAAAGCATATAACGGAAAATTTTTTAAAGGCGCTTATTTTCGCATTTTTAACTTCAATTTGTTTATTTGTTTTGTTAAATTTATTAACAGAAGTTATCAAAATTGTGCTCTGA